One Triplophysa rosa linkage group LG8, Trosa_1v2, whole genome shotgun sequence genomic window, TGCTTGTTCGGCTCTCTGTGTTTCAGGTTGGAGAGTCTTTCAATTTTACATTCTTTATCAAACCAGATTTCTTCTCCAGATTTTAGTAAAATTTTCTTGTTTCTATGAAGTAGGTTAGCTTTAATTTGACACCTTTCGTAGATCTGATTTATTTACGAAATCTCTGTCTCACTGTTTCTCAGGAAGTTGTGTCTGAGCTGCAGCTGGTGTGTCAGTGTTTTGAGGTTTTGTCCACCTCTGAGGagatttgttctgttgaagagaCGCTTGTAGGgcagaagaggaagagagatgaTGAAGACTGCATTAACGCTCCCTCCAAAAAGCTTTTGGGTGACTGTACGCGGGCTGCTGGGACCCCCGTGCGCTGGGGGTCTGCTGATACTGCCATCACAATCAGGTAAATGTAAAACACCTGAAGCTGTGATCATGTCCAGCATCAGTAATCATTCTTATTTGGTGAATATTTTAGCTGTGCGTTTAATCGGTATGTGTGTTCTTTGACCTTTGTGTCGCTATCACAATGTTTTTTCCAGCGACAGTGTAATGCATGTAAGAGTTGGGTTGGTAAAGAAACTCTGGGCTGTTTGTTTGacagaagtgaagtgaagtcGTCTGCATGAGAGATTTTGTCTGGATTCTCATGCACGGATGGGTTTATTCTCCAGACACTCATCATTGAATCAGATATGAGGTTGTTGCTGGATTATTTCACTCTCGTGATGATTCATAATAATCTGTTTAGTGACCTCACCATGGAGATTGTGCGTTATCGTCTGATTGGTCCTCTGGCCCATATGGTTCTCACAGATACACTTCAGCCAGCCAATGAGGTGAGAGATCAGTGATGACATCACATTCATGCAGAGGTGTCATTCACCTCCTCAGTCATTCACATATAGATGATGTCATGTGTGCAGGACAAAGAGACGGTCGAGCCATCAGGTTTCTGGTGGCCCAATCACAGTAAAGATCAGACTAACATGAGGCTCCATCAacaacagacagacacatttcAGCTTTTGAGAGGTGAAGATGACGCGTGTGCTTAGTTCAGACTGACTGCTGTgatgaacattttcatttctatcAGACTGAACATTAGCATGGCATGAAACACGTTTCTTCAAAGTGATTTTATTCATGCTTTTTCACAATTTCTTTGAGAACATGACGTCTGTGATGTATCATTGTGTGCTTTTCAGGAGTTTGTTCAACAGGAGAGATTCCAGCGGGCTGTGTGTTAGGACTGACTGTCGATGACCCCAGACTCAGTTTACCTCAGAGACGCAGTAAAACCGTTCCTGACCTACAGCCGAGCGCAGGTacacgctgtgtgtgtgtttgtgtgttagacCTTGAGCTCTGTGAGCCTCTGTGTTTCCATGCTGATGAACCAGGTTCGAATCCTGGCAGGGTCTGATCTGAGGTCTGTTCCTCTCGCACACGTTCAGCACCCGTCTCACTGCACCAGTTTGAGGAAATGTATTTGCTGTGTGAGGAAAGTGATGAATATTGTCACTGtgcaaacgtgtgtgtgtgtgtgtgtgtgtgtgtgtgtgtgtgtgtgtgtgtgtgtgtgtgtgtgtgtgtgtgttagatgaGTGCCGGGTGAGAGATTTGACTCTCAGAGGAGTCGTAGCTCACTGCAGTGAAAGTGCGCTGTGGGATGCGTCTGTTCGACACGGTGTGACACACAACCAAATGCCCCAACAGGTAAATAAACACACGTTATAACGCACACACTGCCCTGTGTTTGCTCTGTATGTCGTAATACTGTTTTAGCATAATAGGGTTTGCTTTAACGATGAAATCATTGTTCGTTTGTGTATGTGTCAGGAGCTCAACAGGATGAGGAGCGAGGCGTTGGTTCCAGGTTCCAGGTTGGCCGCTCCACCTCAGTCTCGCGTTCCAGTGCTGCTGGTTCATCAGCCGGGTCGAGTGCGTGGTGAGGAGCGGAGACACTGGGGATCTGGCTGGGATCTTCTGCTTCCAAAAGGCTGGGGCATGGCCTTCTGGATCCCTCTGGTACAAACTTCACCACATCTAATCTAAACAAATGACATCCATGAGGGAACAAGCGTGAACGCCACAGGACTGTTGTACAATATTTCTATCGGGGTGTCCAATATTGCTCCTGGAGATTTAGTGtcgtggccctccaggactgactttggacagaGATTCTTCCATTAAAATGTGCTCTCATTATGACAacaaatgttgatgtttttataTCTGTGTGTAAAGGCATTTCAGTGTCAGTAGAGTTACTGGTGTGTTATAGGTGTATCGAGGTGTCCGTGTCGGCGGTCTGCACATGAGTGTCAAGCATTCTCAATTTAAGGGTCAACCTCATTTCCCTCACGATTACCCAGACTGCCCTGCAGGGACGCTCTTCCAATCAGAGCAGGAGGCAGAGCTTAtagaaaagtttaaaaggtGAGGGTGATTTTGGAAAGACAACATAACGGTTTTGGTTAGGGCTTCACAGTATTTGTATTGGGGGAAACATTTTTAGAGCGGCTGTGGTTTTGATCAAAAATTTCAATTGAATATATCAGGCGTCCTCCATCAAAACGCACCAACTACATCAAACATGGATGTCTTGCGCCGTTCTGTTGCCCTTGGCAACAGCTGACAGAGGAGTGGGAGGAGTTAATGAAGCTGAATGAAGGGACCTCAAGCATCTGCAGAACCAGACCACCAGAATACACCGTTCTCAGGTCAGAGAACTATCAACACTGTATTTAACTCAAGTTAGAAGTCATGTGGTTTGATGGAGATGGGTGTTCAGAGAGgaagaaacaacatttttcatcTGTGCTTTTGaattagtgattttttttatccttTTGGTTTGTAGGCAATAGAGGttatggacgtgtcgtcactttaccacgtgaacgcgccaaagCGCGCCCctgtgggtggcaaaacactcagcaaaatgactgctttcATTATCAGGAAACACAATTCcgtgcaacatttcagtgtccaggaacacctgattcctttgtaagtcgtagtgaagtcgtaaggatcaccgtcgaatccagctgcttgtaagttcagcaaataattgcatgttttagtcccggtttctccTATTCACCTCAGCCGTTTGGCCACCCAGGGGAGCGTGTCCCAGGGCGTGTCCCaacatgttcacgtgggaaagtgacgtcaatgcataccctctattcagTGCTTTGCAATGCTGCATGTAGTTTTTCCATCCATATTTAAACTCCTGACTTTGATGTACCGAGTGTGTATGCTAACATTTCCACAAATACACAAAGGACAGAGACAACTAGATTTCTTcatcagttaaagggatactctacTGTAgaataaagattctgtcatgaattactcaccctgaagtCGTACGATAACCCCAGGACTTCCGTTCATCTTTGcaacacaaattaagattttaTAATGAGGACTCCTGCCCATCCCTTGACTTCAAAGCCTCTCTATGGCCGGGAGTGAGAAAGCTCCTAGAGTTATCATACGACTTCAGAATGAGTAATTCATagcataattttcattttacgGCGGAGGATCCTTTAAGTTCTTTCCTGCTTTTCCATCACAGTGTGTACCTGCTGTAAGGTCACGTGAATCGTGTGTTTCAGGAGTCTGAGGGTTTTGAGGCAGCTGTCAGTGTGGTGTCGTCCTTCTCGCAGTCGACGAGCGACCCATCCGCCATTAACCCCCGAGGTGGCTGCGGCGCTGCAGGGAGAGTGGGGGCGGAGTCTGATGTGGGTGCGTTTGCGTTTGTTGAGTAAGGGTCAGCCAGCTCTACACGCCATGGTGTGTGTCCCCACCGTCTCTGATCTCCAGCTTCTGCTTAAAGACGGACGCAGCAGCGGACCCCTTGAGCCCCTGCACAAAGACCACGTCAAGAACATGCTAAAGTGCAAACACAAAGCCAGCCACGCCTCTAAAGGCTCAATCTCCGCCCCTCATACGAACGCCAGCGAGGCTCTGCCCATCGGGCTCATTAGAGGCGTGTGGCCGCAGCCTCTGCCCAGCGTGTTGTCTCACTGCAGTCGGCTGACGCTGGGCTGGGTACAGAAAGGCGATTTCTCTCTGGCCACCGGCTGCGGTGAAGCGCTGGCATACATCAGCGCGTCTGGACTCCTGCACACGTTACTGCAGCAGCCGCAGGAGCAGCGCGGTATTGTTCTCCTGCGTAACCCTTCATCGCTGCAGTACCGTTACGCTCAGATCGTTGTTGATATTTAACCCCAGAGACTGAACGTCGCATGACCAAACACGTTCAATGTGTTATTCTAAGGGCACTAAATAGACTGctgttttactgtttttgttggCTCAGCATGTTTACAGGTAAATGCACcacaaatttgttttatttttacgtGCATAAACTGCTGCAGTACGAGAGTAACTTTGATTTAtggtaaacatttaaaaactctgtcatcatttattcactctcaagttgttataaacctgtataaatgtctttgttctgttgaacataaagaaagatcattggaaaaatgttagcaaatgaCATTTCTACAAACATTATTGTATCACTTAttttttgaacacaaaataagatattttgaggaatttaggacagcaaacagttctggggcacctttgactaccattttaatttgtagtcagtgatgtcccagaaatccCAGTTGCtaatatttttccaaatatctttctttgtgttcaacagaacaaagacatctatacatgtttggaacaattgGGGGgggggtaattcatgacagaactttAATCTTTGGTTGAACGATCCTTTTAAGTACTGTGACCGTTCTCATTCTGATGTGTCAGCATCACGTCTTTCAGTTTCTGTTTCTGaccaaataaaaaagtgttaatAAATGAATCTTCCAGAAATTTGTGTGATTCTCTTCACACACCCTGCAGATTATTGTAAATGCTTTGCCTTCAGATAACAATCACCAAACGCTGTTTACGTAACAGGACTTTATTAGgtcttaaaaaaatcacaatactCTTGAAACATTTAGACAGTTATGCATTTCCTAATAAAACTCTTTCAAAATTCCCACACAAGAATTAGTCAGACCTGCTGTCTGGCACACAAACACTGATATATTAGTGCAGTTCCTCCTCTGGCTGCAGGTGGCGCTGTGACTACGCTTCATCCTGCTGAATTCCGCTGTTGCAGGTGAATTTAGACGTCAATGTCCCATATTTACTGTCGTCTGACTGCGGCTGCACTTTATCTGTACAACTTTTGCCTAAAACAAACAAGTCACTTGTTACTCAAACGTTAAACTGCTCAGATGATTGTCAGTGGCTACTGGAATACCTGGAATTTGGCCCATTGAAATGAACACGCGGTCCATCTTGATGCTCGGTCGAGCTCTGGCGATTAGAAACACTCCAGTAAATGCCAGCATACACCTGAACAATCGCACAATGCATTTCAATTACACACAGGTTaggtttatattattattacatactGACCCATCTTTAAAAAGTACTCACCCGACTATAAACATGATTATGTAAATCAAAGATAATCCATAGAAttcttcataaaataaaatccctagaaaaagacaaatatcgtgttttatatacagtgtatGTATATAGAGTTTAGATATCAGATGAAGTCAAACCTGCAACAACAGCGCTGGCAGTGAAGAACACGTAATTGATGGGCACAATCTCAGTGGCGTCAAACATCTTCATGGCCTGATTCAGAAACCTGAGGACATCAAACTGAATTAACACCGTTCCTTGGAGACTGTCAATaaaaaaagtgtgtttgtgttcagacGCACTTGATCTGAAATGCACACGATATGACCATAATGATGAACATAATGTAGAAGATGGGATAGGTCAACTGCAGATGACTTCCATGAACTGTCTCTGTGATCATTCCTGAAACTGCTTTCACAGAGATCACCGTCAATGAAGCtgcaacaaaaacatgtttcttttgaTGCTAatatgtatttcatttaaaggaccagtcagtgaaatctagcggcatctCTAGAGCTGAGGTCAGGAAtagcaaccaacggctcactccacccctcctctTCAAAGCACTACAGCGGCTGACGCACAACATGGTGAAATCATGCAAGGGGagatagaaatggctcattctaagttaataaaaacataacacttaattatgtaaggtctttatagttatgtatatgttatgtttattatttattgcatttctgtaaatagatcctcaaaaaaactATGCACAGCACCTTTAATCATTATCAACCCTTTTGCATTTATAATGGTTTCTTACCAAGCAGCGCCACCATGAGCATCATGATTATGATGTGTTTAATGTTCCTGCATTTATACAAATACATCAGGACAGCAAAGAGAATCGCCTCAAACATCTGCAGACAAACAGATTTcagatttattatatatatatcaaatatatgaCTTGATGTAATGACTTCAAACCGTATAATAAACGTACAAAGTAAATAAGGAACTGCCAGCTGACCAGCGATCGCTCCACCATGTTGGCTGTTACATGAGGAGAAGAATGAGGAGCAAATGTGACCAGAAAGTAGGTGCCTGTGAGCGCTAAAGCTCCTCCTGGACAAAAGATACAAACATCATTTATTCCAAATCAACTacagcacacacagacatgtcAATCTGAACACGTTTGATGATGCATCAAAATCTGTTTATACTGTAGTTTGCTTTGATGTGTTCTGTTCACTCGTGCtcgtgggtttgattcccattGATCGAGTCACTGTAAATAAtaacatctgccaaatgaataaatgaaaccgtatgtgtgtgtgtgattgacaGATCAGTTCATACTTGGTTTATGTGTTTTAGAGAACTGGAAGATTTCTATCACTCGGTTCCAGATGCTTGATTTTATTGTTACTGCCATCACGATCCTTGATTTGACTTTATTTAAAACTGACAACTTCATTTGATCAAGAGAGAAGA contains:
- the pop1 gene encoding ribonucleases P/MRP protein subunit POP1 isoform X1 gives rise to the protein MTGAKDRMRQKKMKNQPRNVTYGSTVGRSVERGQGSQASGWVRGHQAGGQGYSRHLPKYITASHFANARAAEVNGMLKAVSKPAGSCHVFNALPKHMRRRAMSHNTKRLPSRLREGAHKLMERSQQTEKEKKQLPKRRSRRARRRHGNLLLEFNRRQRKNKWLETHIWHAKRFHMLKRWSYSLPHKPTAKTFRSSYRAMNTHALLQDLSYFCCLELQGSEELILRALVRLTSKDTGPTFGAELFLSGSRQGSIHLYRADQFPHGSLGPADFLWRPRAPHTSHRQLWIWIHPALKAEVVSELQLVCQCFEVLSTSEEICSVEETLVGQKRKRDDEDCINAPSKKLLGDCTRAAGTPVRWGSADTAITISDLTMEIVRYRLIGPLAHMVLTDTLQPANEDKETVEPSGFWWPNHSKDQTNMRLHQQQTDTFQLLRGVCSTGEIPAGCVLGLTVDDPRLSLPQRRSKTVPDLQPSADECRVRDLTLRGVVAHCSESALWDASVRHGVTHNQMPQQELNRMRSEALVPGSRLAAPPQSRVPVLLVHQPGRVRGEERRHWGSGWDLLLPKGWGMAFWIPLVYRGVRVGGLHMSVKHSQFKGQPHFPHDYPDCPAGTLFQSEQEAELIEKFKRRPPSKRTNYIKHGCLAPFCCPWQQLTEEWEELMKLNEGTSSICRTRPPEYTVLRSLRVLRQLSVWCRPSRSRRATHPPLTPEVAAALQGEWGRSLMWVRLRLLSKGQPALHAMVCVPTVSDLQLLLKDGRSSGPLEPLHKDHVKNMLKCKHKASHASKGSISAPHTNASEALPIGLIRGVWPQPLPSVLSHCSRLTLGWVQKGDFSLATGCGEALAYISASGLLHTLLQQPQEQRGIVLLRNPSSLQYRYAQIVVDI
- the pop1 gene encoding ribonucleases P/MRP protein subunit POP1 isoform X2, with amino-acid sequence MTGAKDRMRQKKMKNQPRNVTYGSTGRSVERGQGSQASGWVRGHQAGGQGYSRHLPKYITASHFANARAAEVNGMLKAVSKPAGSCHVFNALPKHMRRRAMSHNTKRLPSRLREGAHKLMERSQQTEKEKKQLPKRRSRRARRRHGNLLLEFNRRQRKNKWLETHIWHAKRFHMLKRWSYSLPHKPTAKTFRSSYRAMNTHALLQDLSYFCCLELQGSEELILRALVRLTSKDTGPTFGAELFLSGSRQGSIHLYRADQFPHGSLGPADFLWRPRAPHTSHRQLWIWIHPALKAEVVSELQLVCQCFEVLSTSEEICSVEETLVGQKRKRDDEDCINAPSKKLLGDCTRAAGTPVRWGSADTAITISDLTMEIVRYRLIGPLAHMVLTDTLQPANEDKETVEPSGFWWPNHSKDQTNMRLHQQQTDTFQLLRGVCSTGEIPAGCVLGLTVDDPRLSLPQRRSKTVPDLQPSADECRVRDLTLRGVVAHCSESALWDASVRHGVTHNQMPQQELNRMRSEALVPGSRLAAPPQSRVPVLLVHQPGRVRGEERRHWGSGWDLLLPKGWGMAFWIPLVYRGVRVGGLHMSVKHSQFKGQPHFPHDYPDCPAGTLFQSEQEAELIEKFKRRPPSKRTNYIKHGCLAPFCCPWQQLTEEWEELMKLNEGTSSICRTRPPEYTVLRSLRVLRQLSVWCRPSRSRRATHPPLTPEVAAALQGEWGRSLMWVRLRLLSKGQPALHAMVCVPTVSDLQLLLKDGRSSGPLEPLHKDHVKNMLKCKHKASHASKGSISAPHTNASEALPIGLIRGVWPQPLPSVLSHCSRLTLGWVQKGDFSLATGCGEALAYISASGLLHTLLQQPQEQRGIVLLRNPSSLQYRYAQIVVDI
- the LOC130557821 gene encoding NIPA-like protein 2, coding for MEVYIVGICIAVCGNFLISISLNIQKYTHVRQSQRGTRPYYTSRLWWCGILLMGVGELGNFAAYGFAPASLIAPLGCVSVIASAVISVVFLKETLRASDILGGALALTGTYFLVTFAPHSSPHVTANMVERSLVSWQFLIYFMFEAILFAVLMYLYKCRNIKHIIIMMLMVALLASLTVISVKAVSGMITETVHGSHLQLTYPIFYIMFIIMVISCAFQIKFLNQAMKMFDATEIVPINYVFFTASAVVAGILFYEEFYGLSLIYIIMFIVGCMLAFTGVFLIARARPSIKMDRVFISMGQIPGKSCTDKVQPQSDDSKYGTLTSKFTCNSGIQQDEA